The following coding sequences lie in one Capnocytophaga stomatis genomic window:
- the cas1 gene encoding type II CRISPR-associated endonuclease Cas1, producing the protein MLYRSIYIGNPAYLKLKDQQMKIVCPETKAEKGSVPVEDLGLLMLDHFQITISHQLIQWLMGNNVVIISCDAHHLPHGQMLPLHGNAIYSQRIKDQIEASEPLKKQLWKQTIECKIANQAAVLERLGTYASPMYEYLSQVKSGDTSNMEGIAAQHYWKYLIHPDFLRERYGDSPNQFFNFGYSVLRSIVARAIVETGLLPVLGIFHKNKYNAYCLADDLMEPYRPFVDLLVIRWLEKNPEAEELTKEAKAYFLQIATKDVKIDEQVRPLLVAVKSTVSSLYKCYTGEKRQISYPKML; encoded by the coding sequence ATGCTCTACCGCTCCATTTATATTGGTAATCCAGCGTATCTGAAGTTGAAAGACCAACAGATGAAAATCGTTTGTCCCGAAACCAAAGCAGAGAAAGGGAGCGTTCCGGTAGAAGATTTGGGTTTGTTGATGCTCGACCACTTTCAGATTACCATTTCCCATCAGCTGATACAGTGGCTGATGGGAAACAATGTGGTGATTATCAGTTGCGATGCCCATCATCTCCCACACGGACAAATGCTACCGCTCCACGGAAATGCGATTTATTCCCAACGCATAAAAGACCAGATAGAAGCCAGCGAACCGCTCAAAAAACAGCTGTGGAAACAAACCATAGAATGCAAAATAGCCAATCAAGCCGCTGTTTTGGAACGACTTGGAACTTACGCCAGTCCGATGTATGAGTATCTCAGCCAAGTGAAATCGGGCGACACCAGCAATATGGAAGGCATCGCTGCACAGCACTATTGGAAATACCTCATTCACCCCGATTTTTTACGCGAACGCTACGGCGATTCGCCCAATCAGTTTTTCAATTTTGGTTATTCCGTATTGAGAAGTATCGTGGCAAGAGCCATTGTAGAAACAGGTTTACTGCCCGTTTTGGGGATTTTTCACAAAAACAAATACAATGCTTATTGTTTGGCAGATGACCTAATGGAACCTTACCGTCCTTTTGTGGATTTATTGGTCATCCGATGGTTGGAAAAGAATCCTGAAGCCGAAGAACTGACCAAAGAAGCGAAAGCCTATTTTTTACAAATCGCTACCAAAGATGTGAAAATAGACGAGCAGGTGCGTCCGCTATTAGTCGCGGTAAAATCTACCGTTTCCTCTCTGTACAAATGCTATACGGGCGAAAAAAGACAAATTTCTTATCCTAAAATGTTATGA
- the cas2 gene encoding CRISPR-associated endonuclease Cas2, with amino-acid sequence MNSERFNAYRIMWVMVLYDLPTETKAMQKAANLFRKRLEDDGFSLFQFSIYLRHCPSRENAEVHKKRVKMMLPKYGKVAVMTITDKQFGDMEIFHSKVREDPPPTFQQLELF; translated from the coding sequence ATGAATTCCGAACGATTTAACGCTTATAGAATTATGTGGGTAATGGTTTTATACGATTTGCCAACCGAAACTAAGGCAATGCAAAAAGCAGCCAATCTCTTCCGAAAACGCTTGGAAGATGATGGATTTTCTTTATTTCAGTTTTCTATCTATTTGAGGCACTGTCCGAGTAGAGAAAATGCAGAAGTGCATAAAAAACGAGTAAAAATGATGCTTCCCAAATACGGGAAAGTAGCCGTAATGACGATTACAGATAAGCAGTTTGGTGATATGGAAATATTTCATTCTAAAGTACGCGAAGATCCGCCACCTACTTTTCAGCAGCTCGAGTTATTTTAG
- the nqrF gene encoding NADH:ubiquinone reductase (Na(+)-transporting) subunit F, translating to MILSSSILVTVAVTVIALLVITLLLVALLLVVKQKLAPSGPVKITINKEKVIEVPSGGSLLSTLGNQKIFLPSACGGGGSCIQCECHVLSGGGEALPTETPHFTKKELKEGARLACQVKVKQDMEISIPEEIFGIKKWEAVVVRNYNVASFIKEFVVEIPEDMDYKPGGYIQIEIPPCEIKYSDIDITAHPAEHPGEPDKFKMEWDKFNLWPLVMKNTESVERAYSMASYPAEGREIMLNVRIATPPWDRAKNGWMSVNPGVASSYIFSRKKGDKVVISGPYGEFFINESNAEMLYVGGGAGMAPMRSHLYHLFKTLKTGRKVTYWYGGRSKRELFYLEHFWELEREFPNFKFFIVLSEPLPEDNWKVKKDIHDTEGDGFTGFVHNAVIDQYLSKHDAPEDIELYFCGPPMMNKAVQKMGQDFGLPDENIRFDDFGG from the coding sequence ATGATATTATCAAGCAGTATATTAGTAACAGTAGCAGTAACGGTGATTGCTTTGCTGGTCATTACGTTATTGTTGGTAGCTTTGTTGTTGGTAGTTAAGCAGAAATTAGCCCCGTCGGGTCCTGTGAAAATCACCATCAACAAAGAAAAAGTAATTGAAGTTCCTTCGGGAGGTTCATTGCTTTCTACCTTAGGAAATCAAAAGATATTTTTGCCTTCGGCTTGCGGTGGTGGAGGTTCTTGTATCCAATGTGAATGCCACGTGCTTTCAGGTGGAGGAGAGGCACTTCCTACCGAAACACCTCACTTCACTAAAAAAGAATTGAAAGAAGGAGCTCGTTTGGCTTGCCAAGTGAAGGTAAAACAAGATATGGAAATTTCAATTCCTGAAGAAATTTTTGGTATCAAAAAATGGGAAGCTGTGGTGGTACGTAACTACAACGTGGCTTCTTTTATTAAAGAATTTGTGGTAGAAATTCCTGAGGATATGGATTATAAACCGGGAGGATATATTCAGATTGAAATTCCGCCGTGCGAAATCAAATATTCGGATATTGATATTACAGCACATCCTGCTGAACACCCTGGCGAGCCTGACAAATTCAAAATGGAGTGGGATAAATTCAACCTTTGGCCTTTGGTGATGAAAAATACAGAAAGCGTAGAGCGTGCTTACTCAATGGCTTCGTATCCTGCCGAAGGACGCGAAATTATGTTGAATGTTCGTATCGCTACGCCACCTTGGGACAGAGCTAAAAACGGCTGGATGAGCGTGAACCCTGGGGTAGCTTCTTCATACATTTTCTCTCGTAAGAAAGGGGACAAAGTGGTAATTTCAGGACCTTACGGAGAGTTCTTTATCAACGAATCCAACGCCGAAATGTTGTATGTAGGTGGTGGAGCTGGTATGGCTCCGATGCGTTCGCACCTGTATCATTTGTTCAAAACATTGAAAACAGGACGTAAGGTAACGTATTGGTACGGAGGTCGTTCCAAACGAGAATTGTTCTACTTGGAGCATTTCTGGGAATTGGAGCGTGAGTTCCCGAACTTTAAGTTCTTCATTGTACTTTCCGAGCCGCTTCCTGAGGATAATTGGAAAGTGAAAAAAGACATTCACGATACGGAAGGAGACGGATTTACAGGGTTTGTTCACAATGCGGTAATTGACCAATATTTGAGCAAACACGATGCCCCCGAAGATATTGAGTTGTACTTCTGCGGACCTCCGATGATGAACAAAGCGGTACAAAAAATGGGTCAGGACTTCGGCTTGCCCGATGAAAATATCCGCTTCGATGACTTTGGTGGATAA
- the cas9 gene encoding type II CRISPR RNA-guided endonuclease Cas9 (Cas9, originally named Csn1, is the large, multifunctional signature protein of type II CRISPR/Cas systems. It is well known even to general audiences because its RNA-guided endonuclease activity has made it a popular tool for custom editing of eukaryotic genomes.) yields MKHILGLDLGTNSIGWAVVKEAQNDNEQSEILDVGVRVNPLTTDEKTNFEKGKPISTNADRTLKRSARRNLQRYKLRRKELIELLKDHQLISENTILTENGKGTTFQTLELRAKSAKEKISLEELARVFLTINKKRGYKSSRKAKNEDEGQLIDGMEVAKRLYEENLTTGQLSLQLLKEGKKSLPDYYRSDLQIEMDKVWDFQKQFHSDILTDEFYAQLKGKGQRATSALFLAKYQIYTAENKGSREDKKLQAYQWRVDALSKELTREELAFVITEINNNLNNSSGYLGAISDRSKELYFNNETVGEYLWKQIAANPHTSLKNQVFYRQDYLDEFEQIWNTQAQFYPQILTDELKKELRDVVIFYQRKLKSQKSLVSFCEFENKEIEIKKEDGTSTKKVIGLKVAPKSSPLFQEFKIWQNLNNVLIRKKGSKTKKVAKNQQAVLFEEEKTIFELDLEAKQVLFNELNLKGNLKADYCLEILGYSPKEWEMNYPELEGSRTNKALYEAYLKITDLEGYDAKNHLKVKLNKDEVELDDLKVPASEIKDMVQAIFKEAGINTDILHFNAELDGKDFENQASYQLWHLLYSYEGDDSKSGNELLYKLLETKFGFKKEYAQILANVSLSDDYGNLSTKAMRKIYPYIKENKFSTACELAGYRHSKHSLTKEENDNRVLKDSLEVLKKNSLRQPVVEKILNQMINLVNALLKKYRTENPNFKFDEIRIELARELKKNAEERANMTANINKAKTEHEKIIKILKNEFGLPNPTRNDIIRYRLYEELKDNGYKDLYKGDYIPREKLFSKEIDIEHIIPKARVFDDSFSNKTIIYRKTNLEKGERTAYDYIESLGEKQLEEFLSRIENLYEIGKPSRLHNRRNPLKKVEEKGISDSKYKKLLKKESEIGDGFVERDLRETQYIAKKAKEILLQITRNVLSTSGGITDRLREDWDLVNVMKELNLPKYRALGLTEMEDRKYGQQVEVIIDWTKRNDHRHHAMDALTVAFTKYNHIQYLNYLNARKNEKHKEHSNIMGIQQLETIKVTDKNGNEKRVFKAPMPNFRQVTKAFLENVLISHKAKNKVVTKNKNKVAGSNKVQEVLTPRGQLHKETVYGKYQYYVQKEEKIGGKFDLETIKKVANPLYQSLLKKRLEENGGDPKKAFTGKNSLAKNPIYLDDTQTEQLPEKVKLVWLENSFSIRKDITPENFKDEKLIDKILDEGVKRILKERLQSFGNDAKKAFSDLDKNPIWLNKEKGIAIKRVTISGVANAEPLHTKKDHLGKEILDKEGKPIPVDFISTGNNHHVAVYSDDKGNLQEKVVSVFEAVVRANQGLPIIDKTYNQHLGWEFLFTMKQNEMFVFPNESTGFNPNDIDLLDPKNKKIISPNLFRVQTISVVKYGNAIVRDFKFRHHLETTVEDKKELQGKTYQQIKSLSPLNDIIKVRINHLGDIVSVGEY; encoded by the coding sequence ATGAAACACATACTTGGTCTTGATTTAGGGACAAACTCCATTGGTTGGGCAGTTGTAAAAGAAGCTCAAAACGATAATGAACAATCAGAAATTTTGGATGTTGGTGTTCGGGTTAATCCGCTAACAACCGATGAAAAAACAAATTTCGAGAAAGGGAAGCCCATTTCTACCAATGCCGATAGAACCCTGAAACGAAGTGCTAGACGCAACCTGCAACGCTATAAGCTCCGTAGAAAAGAACTCATCGAACTTTTGAAAGATCATCAACTCATTTCTGAAAATACAATTTTAACAGAAAACGGTAAAGGAACCACCTTCCAAACATTAGAATTACGAGCAAAATCGGCTAAAGAAAAAATATCTTTGGAAGAGTTGGCTCGTGTTTTTTTAACGATTAATAAAAAAAGAGGTTATAAAAGCAGTCGAAAGGCAAAAAACGAAGACGAAGGGCAACTGATTGACGGAATGGAAGTTGCAAAACGACTTTATGAAGAAAACCTAACCACAGGGCAATTGTCTTTACAACTTTTGAAAGAAGGTAAAAAATCCTTACCTGACTACTATCGTTCTGATTTACAGATAGAAATGGACAAAGTGTGGGATTTTCAAAAGCAGTTTCATTCGGATATTTTGACCGATGAATTTTACGCTCAACTTAAAGGTAAAGGACAAAGGGCAACCAGTGCTTTGTTTTTGGCAAAATACCAAATCTATACCGCTGAAAATAAAGGAAGTAGAGAAGATAAAAAATTACAAGCCTATCAATGGCGAGTAGATGCTCTCTCAAAGGAATTGACAAGGGAAGAATTGGCTTTTGTCATCACCGAAATCAATAATAATTTAAATAATTCCAGTGGTTATTTGGGAGCAATTTCAGACCGAAGCAAGGAACTTTACTTCAATAATGAAACCGTAGGCGAGTATCTTTGGAAGCAAATTGCAGCAAATCCACATACTTCGTTGAAAAATCAGGTGTTTTATCGCCAAGATTATTTAGATGAATTTGAACAAATTTGGAATACCCAAGCTCAATTTTATCCACAGATTTTGACCGACGAACTAAAAAAAGAACTTCGAGATGTAGTAATTTTCTACCAAAGAAAACTGAAATCGCAAAAATCATTGGTGAGTTTCTGTGAATTTGAAAATAAGGAAATAGAGATTAAAAAAGAAGATGGAACGAGTACCAAAAAAGTAATCGGTCTTAAAGTAGCTCCAAAATCATCGCCTCTGTTTCAAGAGTTTAAAATTTGGCAGAATTTAAACAATGTCTTGATTCGTAAAAAAGGAAGTAAAACGAAAAAAGTAGCTAAAAATCAACAAGCAGTTCTTTTTGAAGAAGAGAAAACAATTTTCGAATTGGATTTGGAAGCAAAACAAGTATTATTTAATGAGTTAAATCTCAAAGGAAATCTCAAAGCGGATTATTGCTTGGAAATTTTAGGGTATTCTCCCAAAGAATGGGAGATGAATTATCCTGAATTAGAGGGTAGTAGAACAAATAAAGCATTATACGAAGCATATTTGAAAATTACTGATTTAGAGGGATATGATGCAAAAAATCACCTCAAAGTAAAATTGAATAAAGATGAAGTGGAACTTGATGATTTGAAAGTTCCTGCATCGGAAATCAAGGATATGGTTCAAGCGATTTTTAAAGAGGCAGGTATCAACACGGATATTCTGCATTTCAATGCTGAATTAGACGGTAAAGATTTTGAAAATCAAGCAAGTTATCAGCTTTGGCATTTGCTGTATTCTTATGAAGGCGATGATTCTAAAAGTGGTAACGAATTGCTTTATAAATTGTTAGAAACAAAATTCGGTTTTAAAAAAGAGTATGCTCAAATTTTAGCGAATGTTTCTCTGTCAGATGATTATGGTAATCTTTCTACCAAAGCGATGCGGAAAATTTATCCATATATTAAGGAAAATAAATTCAGTACCGCCTGTGAATTAGCAGGTTACCGCCATTCTAAACATTCATTGACCAAAGAAGAAAACGATAATCGTGTGCTGAAAGATAGTTTGGAAGTCTTGAAAAAGAATAGTTTGCGTCAACCGGTAGTAGAAAAGATTCTAAATCAGATGATTAACTTGGTCAATGCGCTTTTAAAGAAATACCGAACAGAAAACCCTAACTTTAAATTCGATGAAATTCGTATAGAATTGGCTCGTGAACTGAAAAAAAATGCGGAAGAAAGAGCCAATATGACGGCAAACATCAATAAAGCGAAAACCGAACACGAGAAAATCATTAAGATTTTGAAGAATGAGTTTGGTTTACCAAATCCAACAAGAAATGATATTATCCGTTATCGCTTGTATGAAGAGTTGAAAGATAATGGATATAAAGATTTGTATAAAGGAGATTACATTCCAAGAGAGAAATTATTTAGTAAAGAAATTGATATAGAGCATATTATACCTAAAGCAAGAGTGTTTGATGATAGTTTTTCAAATAAAACGATTATTTATAGAAAAACGAATTTAGAAAAAGGTGAGCGAACTGCGTATGATTATATAGAAAGTTTGGGTGAAAAGCAATTGGAAGAGTTTCTTTCTAGAATAGAAAATTTATACGAAATAGGAAAACCTAGTAGATTGCATAATAGGAGAAATCCATTGAAAAAAGTTGAGGAAAAAGGAATATCTGATTCTAAGTATAAAAAATTATTGAAAAAAGAAAGTGAAATCGGAGATGGTTTTGTGGAAAGAGATTTGCGTGAAACACAATACATTGCTAAAAAAGCCAAAGAAATACTTTTGCAAATTACTCGAAATGTGCTTTCTACATCGGGGGGTATTACGGATAGATTGAGGGAAGATTGGGATTTGGTCAATGTGATGAAAGAACTCAACTTGCCGAAATACAGAGCCTTGGGGCTTACCGAAATGGAAGATCGTAAGTATGGTCAGCAAGTGGAAGTTATCATTGATTGGACAAAACGAAATGACCATCGCCATCACGCAATGGATGCTCTTACGGTGGCTTTTACCAAATACAATCATATTCAATATCTTAATTATCTGAATGCTCGTAAAAATGAAAAACATAAGGAACATAGCAATATTATGGGTATTCAGCAATTGGAAACCATAAAAGTAACCGATAAAAATGGTAATGAAAAAAGAGTTTTTAAAGCACCAATGCCCAATTTCCGTCAGGTAACCAAAGCCTTTTTGGAAAATGTTTTAATTTCTCATAAGGCTAAAAATAAGGTAGTTACCAAAAACAAGAATAAAGTTGCGGGAAGTAACAAAGTTCAGGAAGTTTTAACTCCTCGTGGACAATTGCATAAAGAAACAGTTTATGGGAAATACCAGTATTATGTACAAAAAGAGGAAAAAATTGGAGGGAAATTTGATTTGGAAACCATCAAAAAAGTAGCCAATCCACTGTATCAATCCTTGTTGAAAAAGAGATTAGAAGAAAATGGCGGCGATCCGAAAAAGGCTTTTACAGGTAAAAATTCATTGGCGAAAAATCCTATTTATTTAGATGATACCCAAACAGAACAACTGCCTGAAAAAGTGAAATTGGTATGGTTAGAAAATAGTTTTTCCATCCGAAAAGACATTACTCCTGAAAACTTTAAAGATGAAAAGTTAATCGACAAAATATTAGACGAAGGGGTAAAAAGAATTTTGAAAGAACGACTACAATCTTTTGGAAACGATGCTAAAAAAGCCTTTTCAGATTTAGACAAAAATCCGATATGGCTCAATAAAGAAAAGGGAATTGCGATAAAGCGTGTAACCATAAGCGGTGTAGCAAATGCCGAGCCTTTGCATACGAAAAAAGACCATTTAGGAAAAGAAATTTTGGATAAAGAAGGTAAGCCTATTCCTGTGGACTTTATCAGTACAGGAAACAATCATCATGTAGCGGTTTACTCTGATGATAAAGGGAATTTACAAGAAAAAGTAGTATCAGTTTTTGAAGCTGTCGTAAGAGCCAATCAAGGATTACCTATTATAGACAAAACATACAATCAGCATTTGGGTTGGGAATTTTTGTTCACAATGAAACAGAATGAAATGTTTGTTTTTCCGAATGAATCAACAGGATTTAATCCTAACGATATTGATTTATTGGATCCTAAAAACAAGAAAATAATAAGCCCAAATTTATTTAGGGTGCAAACTATATCTGTTGTGAAATATGGTAATGCGATAGTTCGTGATTTTAAATTCAGACATCATCTAGAAACGACAGTAGAAGATAAAAAAGAGTTGCAAGGAAAAACTTACCAACAAATTAAAAGTTTGTCACCTTTGAATGATATCATAAAGGTTAGAATCAATCATTTAGGAGATATTGTTAGTGTAGGAGAATATTAA
- a CDS encoding Na(+)-translocating NADH-quinone reductase subunit C, with product MSNRTESNSYTVIFAIIMVIIVGALLAGVSSALSDKISENKKFEKQQNVLYAMGVNRNQNTNLGEGDVTFVPTSEVKAEFNKYIKQQLVIENGQASERDLIENPLKKGENGLPLFVGEKDSKTFYIIPVSGKGLWDAIWGYVAVDKNLIVQGVFFDHKGETAGLGSNIKERFFMDDFIGEHLLDASGHFQSVEGSKSNSDPENKRKEDGKVDAIAGATLTVNGVNEMVKTGVGAYVDYIKNLKN from the coding sequence ATGTCAAATAGAACTGAAAGTAATTCATATACAGTGATTTTTGCCATTATTATGGTAATTATCGTAGGAGCGTTGCTTGCGGGAGTTTCTTCGGCGTTGAGTGATAAAATCAGCGAGAACAAGAAGTTTGAAAAGCAGCAAAACGTACTTTACGCAATGGGCGTAAATAGAAATCAGAATACTAATTTGGGTGAGGGCGATGTAACTTTCGTTCCTACTTCTGAGGTAAAAGCCGAGTTTAACAAGTACATCAAACAACAATTGGTGATTGAAAACGGACAGGCATCGGAGCGTGATTTGATTGAAAATCCGCTTAAAAAAGGCGAAAACGGTCTGCCGCTTTTTGTAGGTGAGAAAGACAGCAAAACCTTCTACATCATTCCTGTTTCCGGAAAAGGACTTTGGGATGCTATTTGGGGATATGTAGCTGTGGATAAGAATCTTATCGTTCAGGGAGTTTTCTTCGACCACAAAGGAGAAACTGCCGGATTGGGTTCAAACATCAAAGAGCGTTTCTTTATGGACGATTTCATCGGGGAGCATTTGTTGGACGCTTCGGGGCATTTCCAAAGTGTTGAAGGTTCAAAATCAAACAGCGACCCTGAAAACAAACGTAAAGAAGACGGAAAAGTTGATGCCATTGCCGGAGCAACTCTTACCGTAAATGGTGTAAATGAGATGGTTAAAACAGGCGTTGGTGCGTATGTTGATTATATTAAAAACTTAAAAAACTAA
- the nqrE gene encoding NADH:ubiquinone reductase (Na(+)-transporting) subunit E, with translation MEYIELIFKSIFVDNMVFATFLGMCSYLAVSKKVSTAVGLGAAVIFVLAVTVPINWLLNEYLLKEGALAWLGEEYASYDLSFLTYILFIATVATMVQLVEIIVEKFAPALYNSLGIFLPLIAVNCAILGGSLFMQSREIPSIGLAATYGLASGIGWFLAIVAIAAIREKIRYSNVPPALRGLGITFIITGLMAIGFMSFGGMLTGGTKKAEDEQTKAMMEQKVEKKEKLAHNTKDF, from the coding sequence ATGGAATATATTGAACTGATTTTTAAATCGATATTCGTAGATAATATGGTATTCGCTACCTTCTTGGGTATGTGTTCTTACCTTGCGGTATCCAAAAAAGTATCTACGGCAGTTGGTTTAGGAGCGGCGGTTATCTTCGTTTTGGCGGTAACGGTGCCTATCAACTGGTTGCTTAACGAATATTTGCTCAAAGAAGGAGCTTTGGCTTGGTTGGGTGAAGAGTATGCAAGCTATGATTTGAGCTTTTTGACCTACATTTTGTTCATCGCAACGGTGGCTACAATGGTTCAGTTAGTAGAAATCATTGTTGAAAAATTTGCTCCTGCATTGTACAACTCTTTGGGGATTTTCTTACCGCTTATTGCTGTAAACTGTGCGATTTTGGGAGGCTCGCTTTTTATGCAATCTCGTGAAATTCCGTCTATTGGTTTGGCGGCTACTTACGGATTGGCTTCGGGAATTGGTTGGTTCTTGGCAATTGTTGCCATTGCTGCCATTCGCGAGAAAATCCGTTATTCGAACGTTCCGCCTGCACTTCGTGGATTAGGGATTACCTTCATCATCACGGGGCTTATGGCTATCGGGTTTATGAGTTTCGGTGGTATGCTTACAGGCGGTACCAAAAAAGCTGAAGACGAGCAGACTAAAGCGATGATGGAGCAAAAAGTGGAGAAAAAGGAAAAATTAGCCCATAACACAAAAGATTTTTAA
- a CDS encoding NADH:ubiquinone reductase (Na(+)-transporting) subunit D yields the protein MGLSKKDVKLVTDPLWDNNPITVQVLGICSALAITAQLKAAIVMGLSVIFVLSVGNVVISLIRNVIPGKIRIIVQLLVVAALVIIVDQVLKAFSYELSKQLSVFVGLIITNCIIMGRFEAFALGNTPWKSFLDGIGNAGGYAIALVIVAFFRELLGSGTLFGIQVLGDPIKKTGLYALGYENNGFMLLAPMALITYGIVIWIQRTRNKSLIEE from the coding sequence ATGGGACTATCAAAAAAAGACGTAAAATTGGTTACAGACCCGCTATGGGATAACAACCCGATTACCGTACAAGTATTGGGGATTTGTTCCGCGTTGGCGATTACGGCACAGCTTAAAGCGGCTATCGTTATGGGATTGTCCGTAATATTTGTACTCAGTGTGGGGAACGTGGTAATTTCTTTAATCAGAAACGTTATTCCTGGTAAAATTCGTATTATCGTGCAATTGTTGGTGGTTGCGGCGTTGGTAATCATTGTTGACCAAGTGCTGAAAGCCTTTTCGTATGAGTTAAGTAAGCAACTTTCTGTATTCGTGGGGCTTATCATCACGAACTGTATCATTATGGGACGTTTTGAGGCTTTCGCTTTGGGGAACACGCCTTGGAAATCGTTCTTGGATGGTATCGGAAACGCAGGAGGTTACGCCATTGCTCTTGTGATTGTGGCTTTCTTCCGTGAACTTTTGGGTTCGGGAACGCTTTTCGGAATCCAAGTATTGGGCGACCCTATCAAAAAGACAGGTTTGTACGCATTAGGATACGAAAATAACGGATTTATGCTACTTGCTCCAATGGCACTTATCACTTACGGAATCGTGATTTGGATTCAGCGTACACGTAACAAATCATTAATTGAGGAATAA